In Flavobacterium cerinum, one genomic interval encodes:
- a CDS encoding pirin family protein, whose translation MENIVLHKADTRGNANHGWLQSFHTFSFANYFNPERVHFGALRVLNDDTVAAGMGFGTHPHDNMEIISIPLEGDLEHQDSMGNKTVIKKGDIQIMSAGTGVRHSEYNKNKDKEVKFLQIWVFPNKRNVAPRYDQIALNESERHNTLQQILSPNPDDAGVWIHQDAWFHMGKFDSGVQQDYTFKKEGNGLYIFVLKGAITVNDQALNTRDGLGIWDIDKVTITATSDAEFLLMEVPMEIE comes from the coding sequence ATGGAAAATATCGTATTGCATAAAGCCGACACAAGAGGTAACGCCAATCATGGATGGTTACAAAGCTTTCACACTTTTAGCTTCGCCAATTATTTTAACCCGGAGCGCGTACACTTCGGAGCCTTACGTGTATTAAATGATGATACCGTAGCAGCCGGAATGGGCTTTGGAACACACCCTCATGACAATATGGAGATCATCAGTATTCCGTTAGAAGGTGATTTGGAACATCAGGACAGCATGGGTAACAAAACCGTAATTAAAAAAGGGGATATCCAGATAATGAGTGCCGGAACCGGTGTACGCCACAGCGAATACAACAAAAACAAAGACAAAGAGGTTAAATTTCTTCAGATATGGGTTTTCCCGAACAAACGAAATGTAGCGCCGCGTTATGATCAGATTGCGTTAAACGAATCTGAAAGACACAATACCTTACAACAAATACTTTCTCCCAATCCGGATGATGCCGGAGTATGGATTCATCAGGACGCCTGGTTCCATATGGGAAAATTTGATTCCGGTGTACAACAGGACTATACTTTCAAAAAAGAAGGCAACGGATTATACATTTTTGTTTTAAAAGGAGCGATCACCGTTAACGATCAGGCATTAAATACCCGCGACGGGCTTGGTATCTGGGATATCGACAAAGTAACCATAACCGCTACTTCGGATGCCGAATTTCTTTTAATGGAAGTTCCGATGGAAATCGAATAA
- a CDS encoding YceI family protein produces MATTKWAIDPTHSEIGFKVKHMMFTNVSGKFENYDASITTDGDNFENADISFSADINSIDTRNTDRDNHLKSADFFDGENHPKLTFKASSFTKVDDDNYELSGDLSMRGVTKFVTLPVEFSGLMKDPWGNTKAGLNISGKISRKDWGLNWNSALETGGVLVSDDVRLNIELQLVKQ; encoded by the coding sequence ATGGCAACAACTAAATGGGCAATAGACCCGACACACTCTGAAATAGGTTTTAAAGTAAAACACATGATGTTTACCAACGTTTCCGGTAAATTCGAAAACTACGATGCTTCCATCACAACGGATGGTGACAACTTTGAAAATGCTGACATTAGTTTTTCAGCTGACATCAATTCTATAGACACCCGAAATACAGATCGTGACAACCACCTTAAAAGCGCTGACTTTTTTGATGGTGAGAACCACCCTAAATTAACATTCAAAGCTTCTTCTTTTACAAAAGTAGATGATGATAACTATGAATTATCCGGCGATCTTAGTATGCGCGGCGTTACAAAATTCGTAACACTACCGGTTGAATTCAGCGGATTAATGAAAGACCCTTGGGGAAACACGAAAGCCGGATTAAATATTTCCGGGAAAATCAGTCGTAAAGACTGGGGATTAAACTGGAACTCAGCTTTAGAAACCGGAGGTGTATTAGTGAGTGATGACGTACGTTTAAACATCGAATTACAACTTGTGAAGCAATAA
- the fabD gene encoding ACP S-malonyltransferase: MKAYVFPGQGAQFTGMGKELYENSALAKELFEQANAILGFRITDIMFEGTAEQLKETKVTQPAVFLHSVILAKTLGDDFKPEMVAGHSLGEFSALVANGTLSFEDGLKLVSQRAMAMQKACEITPSTMAAVLGLEDKIVEDVCASIDGVVVAANYNCPGQLVISGELNAVEKACEAMKEAGAKRALILPVGGAFHSPMMEPAREELAAAIEATTFSTPICPVYQNVPAKAVSDPAEIKKNLITQLTAPVKWTQSVQQMIADGATLFTEVGPGKVLIGLVNKIDKNAATASA; encoded by the coding sequence ATGAAAGCATATGTATTTCCAGGTCAGGGAGCTCAATTCACCGGAATGGGTAAAGAATTATATGAAAATTCGGCACTGGCTAAAGAACTATTTGAACAGGCAAACGCGATATTAGGCTTCCGCATTACCGACATTATGTTTGAAGGAACTGCTGAGCAATTAAAAGAAACTAAAGTAACACAACCGGCTGTTTTTTTACATTCCGTTATCCTTGCCAAAACATTAGGCGACGATTTTAAACCGGAAATGGTAGCAGGACACTCTTTAGGTGAGTTTTCAGCTTTGGTTGCCAACGGAACATTATCGTTTGAAGACGGTTTAAAACTGGTTTCTCAACGCGCCATGGCGATGCAAAAAGCCTGTGAAATCACACCTTCTACAATGGCTGCCGTTTTAGGACTTGAAGATAAAATCGTTGAAGATGTATGCGCTTCTATTGACGGTGTAGTAGTTGCTGCCAACTATAACTGTCCGGGGCAATTAGTAATTTCCGGAGAATTAAACGCGGTTGAAAAAGCTTGTGAAGCAATGAAAGAAGCAGGTGCTAAACGGGCCTTAATTTTACCGGTGGGCGGTGCTTTCCACTCTCCTATGATGGAACCGGCAAGAGAAGAATTGGCTGCGGCAATCGAAGCGACTACATTCAGTACTCCGATATGCCCGGTATATCAGAACGTTCCGGCAAAAGCTGTTTCTGATCCTGCTGAAATCAAAAAGAATTTGATCACACAATTAACTGCTCCTGTAAAATGGACACAGTCCGTTCAACAAATGATTGCTGACGGCGCTACTTTATTTACGGAAGTAGGTCCCGGAAAAGTATTAATCGGATTGGTTAATAAAATCGACAAAAACGCAGCAACTGCATCTGCATAA